CCGCGGCGGCCGCGACGCACGCGGCCCAGGTGAACGGAATCGACCAGCCGGTGGCGCGAAAGAGGGGAGCGCCCAGCGGGCCTCGGCGGCCGAGCAGCGCGATCAGGTAGTAACCGGTCACGGTCGGGGGGAGGACCAGCGGGAGATTGAGCAGCGCGTCCAGGGTCTCCTTTCCCCGGAACCGCGATCGCGCGAGAACCCAGCCCGCGAGCGTCCCCGCCGAGGCGACGAGCGCGGTGGAAGCGAGCGCCACCGTCAGTGAGAGCCGGAGCGCCGCGAAGATCATCGGGGAGGAGGGGGGAGGAACCCGCGGCGAGCCAGGATGCTTCGTCCTTCCTCCGAAAGGAGAAACGCCATCAGCGCGGCCGCATCCGTAGGGTGCGGCGCGTCGCGGAGTGGGGCTACCAGGTAGACGATCGGGTCATGGGATCCTCTGGGCGCCTCGGGACCCGTCACGACCCGTTCCCCCATCGCGCGGGGGTCGGTCGCGTACACGATCCCGGCGGCGACCTCTCCACGGGCGACGTATTCCAGGACCTGCCGAACGCTCTCGCCGGGGATGAGGCGGGTCGCGAGCGCGTTCAGCACCCCCACCCATCGGAGTGCCTGCTCCGCGTACCGTCCCGCGGGAACCGTCCGCGGGTTGCCGATCGCGATCCGGTCGAACCGCGGCGCCGCCAGACCCGCGAGCGTCGCGGGAGGGCTGCTCCCCGCCGGCACCACGACGACCAGCCGGTTGGAAGCGACGGGGCGGGCCGCGCCCACATCGATCCGGCCGGCGCGCTCGAGGCGCTCGATCTCGTCGGGGGAGGCGCTGACGAAGAGGTCCACGGGGGCGTCCTCCTCGATCTGGCGCAGCAGGACACCGGAGGCGGCGGCATTGACCACGACCCCGGTTCCCGGATGCCGGACCTCGAACCGTTCGGCGGCTTCCTGGATCGCCTCCTTGAGACTGCTCGCGGCGGACACGAGCACCGAACCGGCCGCGGCGGCGCCCGTCGCGGCGGCGGCGATCACGGCGGCCAGCAGCGCGGCGGCGGGTCTCCTGGGCATCGTACCCTCCCGTGGTCGCGGCGAACCGTGTCGCGGGACCGGCACGCAAGTATACGGGGAGATCCTGGACGGAAGCGTCCTCGCCGATGCGACCCGCGCGGCGAGCTCAGGCGCCGCCCCGGGCCAGCACCCACTCCCAGACTTCGCCTTCCTCCGGGTCCAATACCGTGCCCTCGAGGGTGAATCCCAGCTTCTCGAGGATGCGGACCGACGCGTTCCGCTCACGGAGCGTCCGCGCGGTGACCGTGACTCCGGGATCGGCGGCGCGGGCGAGAGCCAGCAGCTCCCGGGCCATCGAGGTGGCGATGCCGCGCCCCTCGGACCTCGGGAAGGCGTAGTACGCGATCTCGACCCGCCCCGCGGACGGCGGCGCCGTGAACCCGCAAGTCCCGGCGACCCCTTCGTCGAAGACGGCGAGATAGCACACCCACGGCGGGACGAACCCGACCCGGCGGTAGAGCCCCGCGGTGGACTCGCACACGTCCCGCGCCAGGTCGTCCAATTCGAGGCCGGCGTCGGCGGGCGCGCCGGAGGAGTCGATCGGCACGAGGCTCAGCACGGGCATCGGCGGCGGTCCGTCAATTCGCCTACTTTCCCCCGATCGCCCGCGGGAACAGCTGCGGAAACTGCCGCCTCATCTCTTCTTCCACTTTGGACTGCCAGACCTTGTCCCCGAGCTTGTTCCCCAGCTGCTCCCCCGCCGCCATCGTCTCCCGGGACATCAGGTTCTGAGCCTCCGAGGCCTTGCGACCCACGGAAGAGCTGTTGAACCGGTTGATCTCCTCGAGATCCTCGAGGGAGACTTGCTTCGTGATCAGGGGCACCAGTCGATTCTCGATCGCCGAGTACGGCATCAGCTCGCGTATCTTCCGCTGCCAGAAGAGCGAGAGGCGCTTCCTCTCGTCGTCGGTCAGGCCTCGGCGGAGCGAAGGCCGGATCGCCTCCTCGAGGTTCTTCACCGCCGCGCTCGAGGCCTGGACGTACAGATCGTCGAAGACCTTCGGATCGATCTCGGTCCGGATGAGAACCCTGGCGGCCTGCTCCGCGGTCTCGTCCGATCGCGGCTCGGCGGCGAGGGCCGTGCGCGATCGAACGGAGAGAAGCGTCGCGGCGACGAGGCAGAGTCCAGTCGATCTCCGCCTGCGCGTCCCGGAGACGCCTCTTGTTCCTCCCGTCATGTCGTTCTCCTGTCCCGGGTGAAAGTAGATCATACTCCCGTGGCACCGCCTCGCCGGATCGGCTCGCGTCACGCCAGGGAGGACCGCGATGAGGACGCCCGTCACCGACCTGCACTGCGATACGGCGCTCGAGATCCAGACGGGCGCGGACCTTACGTCCGGGAATCCCGAGGGACACGTGGACCTCGAGCGCCTCGATCGGGGCGCCGTCACCCTCCAGGTGTTCGCGTCCTACGTTTCATCCGCGCTCCCGAAGGGTCGCGCGTTCCGGGCGGCGATGGACCTCCTCGACGGGGTCGAGGCGGCGTGCGCCTCGTCCCGCGGGGCGCTGGTGAAGGTCGAGACGGCCGCCGAAGCCGACCGCGCCCTCCTGCGGGGGGCGAAGACCGCGGCGTTCCTCGCGGTGGAGAACGGGCACGCGATCGAGGAGAGCCTCACGAACCTCGAGCGCCTCCGCCTCCGCGGGGTCCGCTACATGACGCTGACCCACGCCAGGAACCTCCCGTGGGCCGCCTCCTCGGGCGAGGAGCGCTGCGACTTCGAGGGGCTCGCCCCGTTCGGCGAGAAGGTCGTCGCCGCGATGAACGAGATGGGGATGATCGTGGACGTCTCCCACGTCCACGAGACGACCCTGAGGGACGTGACCCGCCTCTCGCGCCGCCCCTTCATCGCGTCGCACTCGGACGCGTCGGCGCTCTGCCCGTGCGCCCGGAACCTCACCGACGACCAGATCCGCGTGATCGCGGGCCACGGCGGGCTCGTGGGGATCAACTTCTACCCGGGCTTCCTCGACGCGGCGTACGCCGAGCGCCAGAACGCGGAGCTGGGGGACCTGTTCGCCACGCTGGAGCAGGTCGAGCGGGAGCACCTCGACGACCCCGTCCGCAAGGCGGAGGCGTCCCGCGGGCTTGCCCGCACGATGCGCGAGCGAATGGCGAAGGTCCGGCCCCCGCTGGACCGGATCGTGGACCACGTGGAGCACGTCGTCCGCCTCGTCGGCGACGACTTCGTCGCGTTCGGCTCCGACTTCGACGGCGTCCCCGATCTTCCGGAGGGGGTTCCGGATTGTGCCGCCTTCCCGGCGATCCTCGACCGGATGCGGGAAAGAGGCCTCTCCGAGGCCTCGATCGCGAAGATCGCGGGGGCCAACTTCCGGCGGGTGCTGGAATCGAACCCGTGACGGTGGACATCCCTTTTTGAAGTAGAATCGCGGCTCCGTGGCGCCCCCGCCGGGCCCGGAAAGGTGCGCGCCGAAGTACAGGGCGAAGGAGAATTCATGAGCGAGAAGCCTCACAAGCCGTTCGTGCCGCCCAATACCGACATGCGCGAGTTCACGCTCCGGGCGCTCGTCCTCGGGCTGATCATGTGCGTGATCCTGGGGGCGGCGAACGCTTATCTGGGCCTCAAGGCGGGCATGACGATCGCGGCCACCTATCCCGCGGCCGTGATCGGGATGGCCGTGCTCAAGCTGTTCAAGGGCTCGATCCTGGAGGAGAACTTCGCGAGGACCGTCGGGTCGATCGGCGAGTCCGTGGCGGCCGGGGCGATCTTCACGATCCCGGCGTTCGTCATGCTCCAGATCTGGAAGTTCAAGCCGGGCCCCAACCAGCTGAGCGAGTACCTGACCGCCTCCGCCCTGATGATCCTCGGCGGCATCCTCGGGATCCTGTTCGTCACGATCCTCAGGAGGGTGATGGTCGAGGACCCGACCCTCCCGTTCCCGGAGTCGGTGGCGGCGAGCGAGATTCACAAGGCGGGGCAGCGCGGGGCCGCGGCGGCGATCCAGCTGTTCCAGGCCATGGGAGTCGGGGCGCTGATTCGGCTCCTGGGCCGGACGGACTCCGACACCTTCGACGGGGTCGGGATCTATTACGCGGTCAACCGTTTCCAGATCGGGGTCGGGCGCCTCAAAGAGGGGTTCGTCCGCCTGGCCGGCGACAAGACCGTCGCGGCCGGGGGCATCACGACCATCACCGCGCCCGCGGCGACGCCGGCCTACCTCGGCGTCGGGTACATCATCGGCCCCGAGCTGGGCGCGCTGAATTTCGCAGGCGGCCTGCTCGCGTGGGGCCTGTTCGTCCCGCTCCTCGTCTACTTCCTCGGCCCGACGCAGATCGATCAGTACGGCGGGGACTGGGCCGCCCTCACGGGAGGGGTTTACCGGCGGATCGTCCGGCCCATCGCGGTGGGCGGGATGCTCGTGGGCGCCTGCTTCACCCTCTGGCGCATGCGGAAGAACCTGATCTCCGGTCTCAAGAGGAGCATTGCGGACGTCAAGGCGTCGGCGACGGCCGCGGCGGCCACGGAGCGGACCGAGCGGGACATGAACCTCAAGGTCGTCGGCCTCGGCGTGGCCGCGGTGTTCGTGCTGATGGTCGCCCTGTACTTCTACTTCACGAAGGCCCTCCCCGCGGCGTTCCTTGCCGCGATCGTGATGCTCATCACCGGGTTCTTCTTTGCGGCCGTGTCCGGAAACCTGGTGGGGATGATCGGCTCGTCCAACAACCCGATCTCCGGGCTCACGCTGGCGACCACGATCGTCGCGGCCCTGACCATGGTGATCGTTGGCGCGAAGGGGACCCAGGGAGTCGCCGCCGTGCTGGGGGTCGCGGCGATCGGCTGCGTCTCGGCGGCGGTCGCCGGCGAGATGCTGCAGGACCTCAAGGTCGGACACATCCTCGGCGGCACCCCCTGGAAGATGCAGGTCGGCGACATCTTCGGCGTGATCATCGCCGGCCTGGTCATGTTCTTTCCGCTCTACGTCCTGCACAACTCCGACCTGGCGCAGAACCCGGCGAACGGCGGGTTCGGCGGACCGAACCTGTCGGCCCCGCAGGCGGGCCTCATGGCGGCCCTGTCCCAGGGGATCGTCGGCGGCGAGATGGCCTGGCCGCTCGTGATCGTCGGGATCGCCATGGGGATCTCGATGATCCTGGTGAAGGTGAAGAGCCCGATGCTGTTCTCCGTCGGGATGTACCTCCCGCTCGAGACGACGTTCGCGATCTTCATGGGCGGGCTCATCAAGGGGATCGTGGAGAAGCTGGTCACGAAGCGGAAGTACAACGACGCTCAGAAGGCGAGGGTCGAGAACGCCGGCATCCTCGCGGCCTCGGGGCTGATCGCCGGCGAGGCGCTGATGGGTCTGATCGTCGCGGCGGTGGTGTTCGTCAAGGACCAGATGCATCGGGGACCGACGTTCCCCTCGCTGCCGGCCTTCGGTCCGGCGACGGGATGGCTGGCGCTGGCGGTGTTCGCGGTCCTGGCCCTCTACATGGTGTACGTGCCGCTCCGGAAGGCCGGCGCGGCCGACGAGCCGGCGCCGCCTACCGCCGTGATGTAGCGAGAGACTTCTGAGAAGTGGAACCCACGCGAAGGACGGGTCGGTCCCCCGACCCGTCCGCAGCGTGGGGCCAGGGGTCCGGGGGCAGAGCCCCCGGATGCTCGAATGGAACCCCGAGGCTCAAGAACGGGGTGAAGGCGTCGTCGCTATCGGCTTCGCGTTCGGCGCCGTCGCCTCGAGGAACGTCCACGAGGCCAAGAGGTCGCGCACCGCAGGTCCGTCCGTGTCGGCGCGGCCCGCGGGGTACGTCGCGCGGACGATGTACAGGAGCGACCCGTTCCGCACGACCCAGTACTCGGCGCGAGAGGGCGGGTCCTGGGCGCGGATTCGAGTCGGGTAGACCACTTCCAGCGCCGGTGCGCCTCCCACGGTCGTCTCTCGGCTCACCGCCTGTTCCACGACGTTGAAGTAGTAGAGCGTCCAGGCCTCGAGCTGCGGGACGACCGACTGTGGAAGTCCGGCGACGAATTTCGCGTCGGCGCCGACCAGCGAGTGGACGTCGATGGTGAGGAGGCTGCCGGAAGGTGAGCGCGCCTCCCACCCGAACATCTTCCAGCCGGGCGGGAGGACGAACCGGTAGCCCCGCTCGTGCTCCTCGACCGTCCGGTCCCGTGCCGTCGGGGCGGAGCCGGAGCAAGAAGCGAATAAGACCGCGGAAAGCGCGATCGCGACGGCGCGGCCTCTCATGGCGCCATGATCCCCCGTTCGCTCCGCCGATTCAAGCCGCGCGCGCTATCCGAACCGGTAGTGTTTTCGAACCGGCACGTTCACCTTCCAGGTGCACGACATGCCGGACGGGAACGTGACCAGGTCGCCCTTCCCCACCCTGACCGGGCTCCCCCCATCGGGGGTGACGATCACGTCCCCCTCCAGGAAGTAGCAGGTCTCCGGCTCGTCGTAGCTCCAGGCGAACTCCGAGACCTCCTTGGTCCAGACCGGCCACCCTCGCACCCCGAGCTTCAGGAGCGTCTCCACGGCCGGATCCCTCTCCACCCTGA
This sequence is a window from Terriglobia bacterium. Protein-coding genes within it:
- a CDS encoding GNAT family N-acetyltransferase, with protein sequence MPVLSLVPIDSSGAPADAGLELDDLARDVCESTAGLYRRVGFVPPWVCYLAVFDEGVAGTCGFTAPPSAGRVEIAYYAFPRSEGRGIATSMARELLALARAADPGVTVTARTLRERNASVRILEKLGFTLEGTVLDPEEGEVWEWVLARGGA
- a CDS encoding dipeptidase: MRTPVTDLHCDTALEIQTGADLTSGNPEGHVDLERLDRGAVTLQVFASYVSSALPKGRAFRAAMDLLDGVEAACASSRGALVKVETAAEADRALLRGAKTAAFLAVENGHAIEESLTNLERLRLRGVRYMTLTHARNLPWAASSGEERCDFEGLAPFGEKVVAAMNEMGMIVDVSHVHETTLRDVTRLSRRPFIASHSDASALCPCARNLTDDQIRVIAGHGGLVGINFYPGFLDAAYAERQNAELGDLFATLEQVEREHLDDPVRKAEASRGLARTMRERMAKVRPPLDRIVDHVEHVVRLVGDDFVAFGSDFDGVPDLPEGVPDCAAFPAILDRMRERGLSEASIAKIAGANFRRVLESNP
- a CDS encoding oligopeptide transporter, OPT family; translated protein: MSEKPHKPFVPPNTDMREFTLRALVLGLIMCVILGAANAYLGLKAGMTIAATYPAAVIGMAVLKLFKGSILEENFARTVGSIGESVAAGAIFTIPAFVMLQIWKFKPGPNQLSEYLTASALMILGGILGILFVTILRRVMVEDPTLPFPESVAASEIHKAGQRGAAAAIQLFQAMGVGALIRLLGRTDSDTFDGVGIYYAVNRFQIGVGRLKEGFVRLAGDKTVAAGGITTITAPAATPAYLGVGYIIGPELGALNFAGGLLAWGLFVPLLVYFLGPTQIDQYGGDWAALTGGVYRRIVRPIAVGGMLVGACFTLWRMRKNLISGLKRSIADVKASATAAAATERTERDMNLKVVGLGVAAVFVLMVALYFYFTKALPAAFLAAIVMLITGFFFAAVSGNLVGMIGSSNNPISGLTLATTIVAALTMVIVGAKGTQGVAAVLGVAAIGCVSAAVAGEMLQDLKVGHILGGTPWKMQVGDIFGVIIAGLVMFFPLYVLHNSDLAQNPANGGFGGPNLSAPQAGLMAALSQGIVGGEMAWPLVIVGIAMGISMILVKVKSPMLFSVGMYLPLETTFAIFMGGLIKGIVEKLVTKRKYNDAQKARVENAGILAASGLIAGEALMGLIVAAVVFVKDQMHRGPTFPSLPAFGPATGWLALAVFAVLALYMVYVPLRKAGAADEPAPPTAVM
- a CDS encoding cupin domain-containing protein, which gives rise to MSEIRVERDPAVETLLKLGVRGWPVWTKEVSEFAWSYDEPETCYFLEGDVIVTPDGGSPVRVGKGDLVTFPSGMSCTWKVNVPVRKHYRFG
- a CDS encoding DUF2059 domain-containing protein → MTGGTRGVSGTRRRRSTGLCLVAATLLSVRSRTALAAEPRSDETAEQAARVLIRTEIDPKVFDDLYVQASSAAVKNLEEAIRPSLRRGLTDDERKRLSLFWQRKIRELMPYSAIENRLVPLITKQVSLEDLEEINRFNSSSVGRKASEAQNLMSRETMAAGEQLGNKLGDKVWQSKVEEEMRRQFPQLFPRAIGGK
- the modA gene encoding molybdate ABC transporter substrate-binding protein, which encodes MPRRPAAALLAAVIAAAATGAAAAGSVLVSAASSLKEAIQEAAERFEVRHPGTGVVVNAAASGVLLRQIEEDAPVDLFVSASPDEIERLERAGRIDVGAARPVASNRLVVVVPAGSSPPATLAGLAAPRFDRIAIGNPRTVPAGRYAEQALRWVGVLNALATRLIPGESVRQVLEYVARGEVAAGIVYATDPRAMGERVVTGPEAPRGSHDPIVYLVAPLRDAPHPTDAAALMAFLLSEEGRSILARRGFLPPPPR